In Monodelphis domestica isolate mMonDom1 chromosome 4, mMonDom1.pri, whole genome shotgun sequence, one DNA window encodes the following:
- the LOC100619289 gene encoding LOW QUALITY PROTEIN: ubiquitin carboxyl-terminal hydrolase 10-like (The sequence of the model RefSeq protein was modified relative to this genomic sequence to represent the inferred CDS: inserted 1 base in 1 codon): MALRGPQYVFGDFIPDEFNQFFVTPRSSVELPPYNETILCDTETPEELHDGEEYQRIEFGVTEVIEQDESLLNNTDYSISSTLNPQAPEFILGCTTSKKNHDDIHNETNYNSIDCQFTSPVLALDNGSNAEAENIENDSLSGSLGQREHKKKKKRPPGYYSYLKDGSDHIPTEALVNGHANSSVLNSISTEDTEFMRNIPSSASPRTCSPENSVDFISDTVTDDSFPRALDNTRTAGQPEVCHVTNFEQSCIPSEAGRGSLLRTAVAQPYSGTTENLGVTNGQTLESSVEGPAANGVELYTVESTDSDPAKHDNASPTAEVTTPVTGSVSVNQPAKSWASLFHNSKPSASTPVAYVETKYSPPATSALVPEKQVEVKEGLVPVSEDPVAIKIAELLENVTLIHKPVSLQPWGLINKGNWYYINATLQALVACPPMYHLMKFIPVYSKVQRPCTSTPMVDSFVRLMNEFTNMPIPPKAKQALGDKIVRDISLISLSHSPGAAFEPTYIYRLLTVIKSSLSEKGRQEDAEEYLGFILNGLHEEMLNLKKLLLPNNEKFSVSNGPDAQSVHEDEQGQGEGSEDEWEQVGPRNKTSVTRQADFIQTPITGIFGGHLRSVVYQQSSKESATLQPFFTLQLEIQSDKIHTVQDALESLVARESVQGYTTKTKQEVEISQRVTLEKLPPXLVLHLKRFVYEKTGGCQTLIKNIEYPVVLEMSRELLSPGVKNKHFKGHRNYRLFAVVYHHGNSAPGGHSTADVFQIGLNGWLCVDDQVVKPSASCTIAELTCSKTSFSVLCVQDTCFLEYQLY, from the exons ATGGCCCTCCGCGGCCCCCAGTATGTTTTTGGAGATTTTATTCCTGATGAGTTCAATCAGTTTTTTGTGACTCCTCGTTCTTCTGTTGAGCTTCCACCATATAATGAAACAATTTTGTGTGACACTGAAACCCCAGAGGAACTGCATGATGGAGAAGAGTATCAACGAATTGAGTTTGGTGTTACTGAAGTTATTGAACAAGATGAATCTTTACTGAATAACACTGACTATAGTATTTCAAGCACACTGAATCCTCAGGCCCCAGAATTTATTCTTGGTTGCACAACTTCCAAAAAGAACCATGATGACATACACAACGAAACCAACTACAACTCCATCGACTGCCAGTTCACAAGCCCTGTGCTTGCTTTGGATAATGGTTCTAATGCCGAAGctgaaaatatagaaaatgacAGCCTTTCTGGCAGCCTTGGACaaagggaacataaaaagaagaaaaaaaggccaCCTGGATACTACAGTTATTTGAAAGATGGCAGTGATCATATCCCTACAGAAGCCCTTGTAAATGGTCATGCAAATTCATCAGTACTGAACAGTATAAGCACAGAGGATACAGAATTTATGAGAAATATACCATCATCAGCTAGCCCAAGGACTTGTAGCCCTGAAAATTCTGTGGACTTCATCAGTGACACTGTGACTGATGATTCTTTTCCTAGAGCACTAGACAATACCAGGACTGCAGGGCAGCCTGAGGTATGCCATGTTACTAATTTTGAACAGTCTTGCATCCCTTCAGAGGCTGGCAGGGGTAGCCTATTAAGGACAGCTGTTGCACAGCCTTATTCTGGTACTACTGAAAATCTTGGAGTTACTAATGGACAAACACTTGAATCCTCTGTTGAGGGCCCAGCTGCCAATGGGGTAGAATTGTACACTGTGGAAAGCACTGACTCAGATCCAGCTAAGCATGACAATGCCTCACCTACTGCTGAAGTCACAACCCCTGTTACAGGATCAGTTTCTGTTAATCAACCTGCTAAATCTTGGGCTAGCCTTTTTCACAATTCTAAGCCCTCTGCTTCCACACCTGTGGCTTATGTTGAAACTAAATATTCCCCTCCTGCCACATCTGCTCTGGTCCCTGAAAAACAGGTTGAAGTCAAAGAAGGGCTTGTTCCAGTTTCAGAGGATCCTGTAGCCATAAAGATTGCAGAATTACTAGAAAATGTAACGCTAATACAcaaaccagtatctttgcaacCCTGGGGGCTGATCAATAAAGGAAACTGGTACTACATCAATGCTACACTGCAGGCATTGGTTGCTTGCCCCCCAATGTATCACCTCATGAAGTTCATTCCAGTGTATTCAAAAGTGCAGCGGCCATGCACATCAACACCCATGGTAGACAGTTTTGTTCGACTAATGAATGAGTTCACCAATATGCCAATACCTCCAAAAGCCAAACAAGCTCTTGGTGACAAGATAGTGAGGGATAtcagct tgatttccttgtcacacagccCTGGAGCTGCCTTTGAACCTACTTATATATATAGACTACTGACAGTTATCAAGTCAAGCCTCTCTGAGAAGGGTCGACAGGAAGATGCTGAAGAATATCTAGGATTTATTCTAAATGGACTACATGAGGAAATGCTGAACTTAAAGAAACttcttttaccaaataatgaaaaattttcagTTTCCAATGGACCTGACGCACAGTCTGTACATGAAGATGAACAGGGACAAGGAGAAGGTAGTGAGGATGAATGGGAACAGGTTGGTCCCCGGAACAAAACTTCAGTCACTCGGCAAGCTGACTTTATTCAGACTCCAATTACTGGCATCTTTGGGGGACACCTAAGATCTGTAGTTTACCAGCAGAGTTCAAAGGAATCTGCCACTTTGCAGCCATTTTTTACCTTGCAGTTGGAAATCCAGTCTGACAAGATACACACAGTCCAGGATGCATTGGAAAGTCTGGTAGCAAGAGAATCTGTCCAAGGATATACCacaaaaaccaagcaagaggttGAGATTAGTCAGAGAGTGACCCTGGAAAAGCTCCCCC TTCTTGTTCTGCACCTCAAACGGTTTGTGTATGAAAAGACTGGTGGATGTCAAACGCTTATCAAGAATATTGAGTATCCTGTGGTCTTGGAGATGAGCAGAGAGCTGCTTTCTCCAGgtgtaaaaaacaaacattttaaaggcCACAGAAACTATCGTCTTTTTGCAGTGGTCTATCATCACGGAAACAGTGCGCCTGGTGGTCATTCTACTGCAGACGTCTTCCAGATTGGTCTGAATGGCTGGTTATGTGTTGATGACCAGGTGGTGAAGCCTTCTGCTTCCTGTACTATCGCCGAGTTGACCTGCTCTAAAACTTCTTTCTCTGTGCTGTGTGTGCAAGATACCTGCTTTCTAGAATACCAACTCTActaa